In Apis mellifera strain DH4 linkage group LG3, Amel_HAv3.1, whole genome shotgun sequence, one DNA window encodes the following:
- the LOC724167 gene encoding putative uncharacterized protein DDB_G0289263, which yields MTTLKGIFPDSKSIKGKNFIHENVKNLRRIEHLHINKRIEEKSQSNKKKIIGNNNANNSNSNNNNNDNVLSKINSNFRIKKHDDTSVNSNSVNNKVESQELCKKLSTSALNKNNISTKKAIYSSNKNLINKEKKKEHKGLHKTIQKLHEKISSDPNFSCKSIGDIDNNMKVQVEVKSQAIQTLNMKEIEDLYSEGVIKYPSKKYLNYNEASTNNNANEQIDVSSRSIKNSPLDQGDVQVLEKNVHNKNGIKNSKFVSPKEEIDFIKLNKEHTSITNKITQMNNNTNNILPNNYRMGVIPKYIKNRKEIQVQKAKIEELDPNCPNGHIPLPDCERKETLQMLKKNYQDYVTELNMMPIKVDTLRAQRRKIEIEKQLNKLEEGIKVFSRPKVYVKMNA from the exons ATGACAACGTTAAAAGGAATTTTTCCTGATTCAA aatcgataaaaggaaaaaatttcatacatgaaaatgtaaaaaatcttCGCCGTATAGaacatttacatattaataaaagaatagaagaaaaatcacaatctaacaaaaaaaaaattattggtaaCAATAACGCCAATAACAGCAAcagtaacaataataataatgataatgttttatcaaaaattaattcaaattttcgtataaaaaaacatgATGACACTAGTGTGAATTCAAATagtgtaaataataaagtagaaTCTCAAGAACTATGCAAGAAACTCAGTACTTcagctttaaataaaaataatatttctacaaaaaaggcaatatattcatcaaataaaaatttaataaataaggaaaaaaagaaagaacataAGGGATTGCATAAAactatacaaaaattacatgAGAAAATTTCATCGGATCCtaatttttcatgtaaatCAATTGgagatattgataataatatgaaagttCAAGTTGAAGTTAAAAGTCAAGCTATTCAAACTTTGAATATGAAGGAAATTGAGGATTTATATTCAGAGGGAGTAATTAA GTAtccttcaaaaaaatatttaaattataatgaagcatcaactaataataatgcaaatgAACAAATTGATGTATCTTCAAggagtataaaaaattcaccTTTAGATCAAGGAGATGTTCaagttcttgaaaaaaatgtacataataaaaatggtataaaaaattcaaaatttgtatcACCTAAAGAAGagatagattttattaaattaaacaaagaacATACTTctataactaataaaataacgcAAATGAATAACAATACCAATAATATTCTTCCTAATAATTATCGTATGGGTGTAATTCCAAA gtatattaaaaatagaaaagaaattcaggTACAGAAAgctaaaatagaagaattagaTCCTAATTGTCCAAATGGACATATTCCATTGCCTGATTGTGAACGTAAAGAAACATtacaaatgttaaaaaaaa ATTATCAAGATTATGTAACCGAGTTAAATATGATGCCTATAAAAGTAGATACACTTAGGGCGCAGCgacgaaaaatagaaatagaaaagcaattgaataaattagaagaagGAATAAAAGTTTTCTCAAGACCAAAAgtttatgtaaaaatgaatgcttaa